The following proteins are encoded in a genomic region of Stutzerimonas balearica DSM 6083:
- the greA gene encoding transcription elongation factor GreA, with product MTKFPMTVQGARALEEELKHLKTVMRPQITQAIAEARELGDLKENAEYHAAREQQGMVEARIRDIEGRLQNAQVIDVSNIPHTGKVIFGTTVDIANVDTDDQVTYQIVGDDEADIKQGKLSVSSPIARALVGKQEGDVVTVRTPSGVVEYEIVEVRHI from the coding sequence ATGACCAAATTCCCCATGACTGTCCAGGGCGCACGCGCCCTGGAAGAGGAGCTCAAGCACCTCAAGACCGTAATGCGTCCGCAGATCACCCAGGCTATTGCCGAGGCGAGGGAGCTGGGCGATCTGAAGGAAAATGCCGAATATCACGCCGCGCGCGAGCAGCAAGGTATGGTCGAGGCGCGTATCCGTGATATCGAAGGGCGTCTGCAGAATGCCCAGGTCATCGATGTGTCGAACATACCGCATACCGGCAAGGTGATCTTTGGCACCACGGTCGACATTGCCAATGTCGATACGGACGACCAGGTGACCTACCAGATCGTTGGTGATGATGAGGCGGACATCAAGCAGGGCAAGCTGTCGGTCAGTTCGCCGATTGCGCGTGCCCTGGTCGGCAAGCAGGAAGGCGACGTCGTGACGGTCCGAACCCCGAGCGGAGTGGTCGAGTACGAGATCGTCGAGGTTCGCCATATCTGA
- a CDS encoding YhbY family RNA-binding protein, translating to MPLTNEQKKQYKAIGHQLKPVLIVAENGLSEGVLAELDRALNDHELIKIQFRLAERDDRRALMEELCGIAGCELVQTIGKMALVYRRNPKPNKQLSNLHRHQA from the coding sequence ATGCCGCTCACCAATGAGCAGAAAAAGCAGTACAAGGCCATCGGCCACCAACTGAAGCCTGTGCTGATCGTAGCGGAAAACGGCCTCAGCGAAGGCGTTCTGGCAGAGCTCGATCGAGCGCTCAACGATCACGAGCTGATCAAGATACAGTTCCGCCTGGCCGAGCGCGACGATAGACGCGCGTTGATGGAAGAGCTATGTGGAATCGCCGGCTGCGAGCTTGTCCAGACCATCGGCAAGATGGCTCTGGTCTACCGACGCAACCCGAAGCCCAACAAGCAGCTATCCAACCTGCATCGCCATCAGGCCTGA
- the rlmE gene encoding 23S rRNA (uridine(2552)-2'-O)-methyltransferase RlmE — MARSKTSPRWLKEHFDDPYVKMAQKDGYRSRASYKLLEIQEKDRILRPGMTVVDLGAAPGGWSQVTSRLIGDKGRLIASDILPMDTIADVTFIQGDFTEDAVFAQILEAIGEHPVDLVISDMAPNMSGVRAADQPRAMFLCELALDLAMRVLRPGGDFLIKIFQGEGFDAYLKEVRQNFDKVQMRKPLSSRDRSREQYLLARGFRGGQD; from the coding sequence TTGGCACGCTCCAAGACGAGCCCGCGGTGGCTCAAAGAACATTTCGATGATCCCTACGTCAAAATGGCACAGAAGGACGGCTATCGCTCGCGCGCCAGCTACAAGCTGCTCGAGATCCAGGAGAAGGACCGCATCCTGCGTCCGGGCATGACGGTGGTTGATCTGGGGGCGGCGCCAGGTGGCTGGTCGCAGGTTACCAGCCGTCTGATCGGGGACAAGGGGCGCCTGATCGCTTCGGATATCCTGCCGATGGATACGATCGCCGATGTCACGTTCATTCAAGGCGATTTCACCGAGGACGCGGTGTTTGCTCAGATCCTCGAGGCCATTGGTGAGCATCCGGTCGATCTTGTTATTTCCGACATGGCCCCCAATATGAGTGGTGTGCGGGCTGCCGACCAGCCGCGGGCCATGTTCCTCTGCGAACTTGCGCTGGACCTTGCCATGCGCGTGCTGCGCCCCGGCGGAGACTTCCTGATCAAAATCTTCCAGGGTGAAGGTTTCGATGCTTATCTGAAGGAGGTCAGGCAGAACTTCGACAAGGTGCAGATGCGCAAGCCCTTGTCGTCTCGTGATCGATCGCGCGAGCAGTACTTGTTGGCGCGTGGCTTCAGAGGTGGCCAGGACTGA
- the ftsH gene encoding ATP-dependent zinc metalloprotease FtsH translates to MAKNLILWLIIAAVLVTVMNNFSTPNEPQALNYSDFIEQVKEGRVERVTVDGFVIIGKRNDGETFKTVRPAIQDNGLIGDLINNNVVIEGKQPEQQSIWTQLLVASFPILVIIAVFMFFMRQMQGGAGGKGGPMSFGKSKARLLSEDQVKTTFTDVAGCDEAKEEVHELVEFLRDPGKFQRLGGRIPRGVLMVGPPGTGKTLLAKAIAGEAKVPFFTISGSDFVEMFVGVGASRVRDMFEQAKKHAPCIIFIDEIDAVGRHRGAGLGGGHDEREQTLNQLLVEMDGFEMNDGIIVIAATNRPDVLDPALLRPGRFDRQVVVGLPDIRGREQILKVHMRKVPVGDNVDPAVIARGTPGFSGADLANLVNEASLFAARANKRLVEMREFELAKDKIMMGAERKSMVMSEKEKLNTAYHEAGHAIVGRVVPEHDPVYKVSIIPRGRALGVTMFLPEEDRYSLSKRALVSQICSLFGGRIAEEMTLGFEGVTTGASNDIMRATQLARNMVTKWGLSEKLGPLMYAEEEGEVFLGRSAGSQHANVSGETAKLIDEEVRAIIDHCYGTAKQILSDNRDKLDMMAEALMKYETIDAEQIDDIMAGREPREPRDWQGGSGASGTPLSSEGGRPETPIGGPAGEH, encoded by the coding sequence ATGGCAAAAAACCTGATTCTGTGGCTGATCATCGCCGCCGTTCTGGTCACGGTGATGAACAATTTCTCCACCCCGAACGAGCCGCAGGCGCTGAACTACTCGGACTTCATCGAGCAGGTCAAGGAAGGTCGGGTCGAGCGTGTGACGGTCGACGGCTTCGTGATTATCGGTAAGCGCAACGACGGCGAGACGTTCAAGACTGTCCGTCCGGCTATCCAGGACAACGGCTTGATCGGCGATCTGATCAACAACAACGTCGTTATCGAGGGCAAGCAGCCGGAACAGCAGAGCATCTGGACCCAACTGCTGGTCGCGAGCTTCCCGATTCTGGTGATCATTGCCGTGTTCATGTTCTTCATGCGGCAGATGCAGGGCGGCGCCGGAGGCAAGGGCGGCCCGATGAGCTTCGGTAAGAGCAAGGCACGCCTGCTTTCCGAAGACCAGGTCAAGACTACCTTTACCGATGTCGCTGGCTGTGATGAAGCCAAGGAAGAGGTTCATGAACTCGTCGAGTTCCTGCGCGATCCGGGTAAGTTCCAGCGCCTGGGCGGCCGTATTCCGCGCGGTGTTCTGATGGTCGGTCCGCCCGGGACCGGTAAGACCTTGCTGGCCAAGGCGATCGCGGGCGAAGCCAAGGTGCCGTTCTTCACCATCTCTGGCTCGGATTTCGTCGAGATGTTCGTCGGTGTCGGTGCGAGCCGTGTTCGCGACATGTTCGAGCAGGCGAAAAAGCATGCGCCTTGCATCATCTTCATCGACGAGATCGACGCTGTGGGCCGTCATCGTGGTGCCGGGCTGGGTGGCGGTCACGACGAGCGCGAGCAGACCCTCAACCAGTTGCTGGTCGAGATGGATGGCTTCGAGATGAACGACGGGATCATCGTCATTGCCGCCACCAACCGGCCGGACGTACTGGATCCGGCGCTGTTGCGCCCCGGGCGCTTCGATCGCCAGGTCGTGGTCGGCCTGCCCGATATTCGTGGGCGCGAGCAGATACTCAAGGTCCATATGCGCAAGGTGCCGGTCGGTGACAATGTCGATCCGGCGGTCATCGCTCGGGGTACGCCCGGATTCTCCGGCGCAGATCTGGCCAACCTGGTCAACGAAGCGTCTCTGTTCGCCGCGCGCGCCAACAAGCGTCTGGTGGAGATGCGCGAGTTCGAGCTCGCCAAGGACAAGATCATGATGGGCGCCGAGCGCAAGTCGATGGTCATGTCCGAAAAGGAAAAGCTGAACACGGCATATCACGAGGCAGGGCATGCGATCGTCGGTCGGGTAGTTCCCGAGCACGACCCGGTGTACAAGGTTTCGATCATTCCGCGTGGCCGCGCGTTGGGTGTGACAATGTTCCTGCCGGAGGAGGATCGCTACAGCCTGTCCAAGCGGGCGCTTGTCAGTCAGATCTGCTCCTTGTTCGGCGGGCGTATCGCAGAAGAGATGACGCTTGGTTTCGAAGGCGTTACGACGGGCGCTTCCAACGACATCATGCGGGCCACGCAGCTGGCGCGAAACATGGTGACCAAGTGGGGGTTGTCCGAAAAGCTCGGCCCGTTGATGTATGCCGAAGAGGAAGGCGAAGTGTTCCTCGGGCGCAGTGCCGGCAGCCAGCATGCAAATGTTTCCGGAGAAACGGCCAAGCTTATCGACGAGGAGGTTCGGGCGATCATCGATCACTGCTATGGCACCGCCAAGCAGATTCTCTCGGACAACCGTGACAAGCTCGACATGATGGCCGAGGCGCTGATGAAGTACGAAACCATTGATGCCGAGCAGATCGACGACATCATGGCTGGACGCGAGCCGCGGGAACCGCGCGACTGGCAGGGAGGCTCGGGCGCATCCGGGACGCCGTTGTCTTCTGAAGGCGGGCGCCCGGAAACTCCGATCGGAGGTCCTGCCGGCGAGCACTGA
- the folP gene encoding dihydropteroate synthase, whose amino-acid sequence MTDASLQTRLTFGSRVLDLARPQVMGILNVTPDSFSDGGRFTGRDAALRHAAQMVAAGATFIDVGGESTRPGARQVSPTEELERVAPVVEAIARDLDVVISVDTSTPAVMREVARLGAGLINDVRSLQRDGALDAAAATGLPVCLMHMLGEPADMQDDPRYENVTAEVRQFLAARMDACEAAGIARERIILDPGFGFAKTVEHNLSLFKNLQQLEALGRPLLVGVSRKSMIGKVLGREVDGRLYGSLALAALAVAKGASIIRVHDVAETVDVVRMIAAVENAV is encoded by the coding sequence ATGACCGATGCTTCATTACAGACCCGGCTGACCTTCGGCAGCCGGGTTCTTGATTTGGCCCGTCCGCAGGTGATGGGCATCCTCAATGTAACTCCCGATTCCTTTTCCGATGGTGGCCGCTTCACCGGGCGTGATGCAGCGCTGCGGCATGCTGCGCAGATGGTGGCCGCAGGTGCTACGTTCATCGACGTCGGCGGTGAGTCGACCAGGCCCGGTGCGCGTCAGGTCTCTCCTACCGAGGAACTCGAGCGCGTCGCGCCGGTGGTCGAGGCTATCGCGCGGGATCTCGATGTCGTGATATCGGTGGATACCTCGACTCCGGCAGTGATGCGTGAGGTGGCGAGGCTGGGGGCCGGACTGATCAATGATGTGCGCTCCCTGCAACGGGATGGCGCTCTGGATGCCGCTGCAGCGACCGGGCTGCCGGTCTGTCTGATGCATATGCTGGGCGAGCCGGCGGACATGCAGGACGATCCGCGGTACGAGAACGTAACCGCCGAAGTGCGGCAGTTCCTGGCTGCCCGCATGGACGCATGCGAGGCGGCCGGCATCGCTCGCGAGCGAATTATCCTTGATCCGGGCTTCGGTTTCGCCAAAACCGTGGAACATAATCTCTCGCTGTTCAAAAACCTCCAGCAGCTCGAAGCGCTGGGGCGCCCACTGCTGGTCGGAGTCTCGCGCAAGAGCATGATCGGTAAGGTGCTTGGGCGCGAGGTCGATGGTCGCCTTTATGGCAGCTTGGCGCTCGCCGCGTTAGCGGTGGCAAAAGGAGCCAGCATCATACGTGTGCACGATGTCGCCGAAACGGTCGACGTCGTCAGAATGATTGCCGCGGTCGAAAACGCGGTTTAG
- the glmM gene encoding phosphoglucosamine mutase, with translation MRKYFGTDGIRGHVGQYPITPDFMLKLGWAAGMAFRRQGKCRILVGKDTRISGYMFESALQAGLSAAGADVLLLGPMPTPAVAYLTRTFHADAGIVISASHNPHHDNGIKFFSGRGTKLPDEVELMIEELLDAPMSVVESAQLGKASRINDAAGRYIEFCKSSVPTSTDFSGLKIVLDCAHGATYKVAPSVFRELGAQVAVIGAQPDGLNINADVGSTHIAQLQKAVVEQGADLGIAFDGDGDRVLMVDHTGAVVDGDELLFIIATDLQERERLTGGVVGTLMSNLGLELALKDREIPFSRAKVGDRYVIAEMLERGWQLGGENSGHIVCSQHTTTGDAIIAALQVVLALRRRGQTLAQERLAWHKCPQVLINVRLKGGVDPLSNPDVQAACDEVDRQMAGRGRVLLRKSGTEPLVRVMVEGDEESVVRQHAEHLAAVVAKVCE, from the coding sequence ATGAGAAAGTATTTCGGCACCGACGGTATTCGGGGGCATGTCGGTCAGTATCCGATTACCCCGGATTTCATGCTCAAGCTCGGCTGGGCCGCGGGAATGGCGTTTCGCAGGCAGGGCAAGTGTCGGATCCTGGTCGGCAAGGACACCCGCATCTCCGGTTACATGTTTGAGTCGGCCTTGCAGGCCGGTCTCTCGGCTGCCGGTGCCGATGTGTTGCTGCTCGGGCCTATGCCCACTCCCGCGGTCGCCTACTTGACCCGAACGTTCCATGCCGACGCCGGGATCGTCATCAGCGCATCGCACAATCCGCACCACGATAACGGCATCAAGTTCTTTTCCGGGCGCGGTACCAAACTCCCGGATGAGGTAGAGCTGATGATCGAGGAGCTGCTCGATGCGCCGATGAGCGTGGTCGAGTCTGCGCAGCTCGGCAAGGCGTCGCGAATCAACGATGCGGCTGGCCGCTATATCGAGTTCTGCAAGAGCAGTGTGCCGACCAGTACCGACTTTTCCGGTCTCAAGATCGTGCTCGACTGTGCCCACGGTGCGACCTACAAGGTGGCGCCGAGCGTTTTCCGTGAATTGGGCGCGCAGGTGGCTGTGATCGGTGCCCAGCCGGACGGATTGAACATCAATGCCGATGTCGGCTCGACGCATATCGCCCAGCTCCAAAAGGCTGTGGTTGAGCAAGGCGCCGATCTGGGTATCGCGTTCGATGGTGACGGTGATCGCGTACTGATGGTCGATCACACTGGTGCGGTAGTCGATGGCGATGAACTGCTGTTCATCATTGCCACCGACTTGCAGGAGCGCGAGCGGCTCACCGGCGGAGTTGTCGGGACCCTGATGAGCAATCTTGGGCTCGAGCTGGCGCTCAAGGATCGAGAGATCCCGTTCTCGCGGGCCAAGGTTGGTGACCGCTACGTGATCGCCGAAATGCTGGAGCGGGGATGGCAGCTGGGCGGTGAGAACTCCGGTCATATCGTCTGCTCCCAGCACACCACTACCGGTGACGCGATCATCGCTGCGCTGCAAGTGGTTCTTGCGCTGCGTCGTCGCGGGCAAACGCTCGCTCAGGAGCGCTTGGCCTGGCATAAGTGCCCACAGGTCCTGATCAACGTCAGGCTCAAGGGAGGCGTCGATCCACTGAGCAATCCCGATGTGCAGGCGGCCTGTGACGAGGTGGATCGCCAAATGGCCGGTCGCGGGCGAGTATTGCTGCGCAAATCGGGCACCGAGCCGTTAGTGCGAGTGATGGTGGAAGGCGACGAGGAATCGGTAGTGCGTCAGCATGCTGAGCACCTCGCAGCGGTGGTGGCAAAAGTTTGTGAATAA
- the tpiA gene encoding triose-phosphate isomerase, which translates to MRRKMVAGNWKMNGTRASVAKLIDSLREQELSSDVDVVVFPSAMHLERVIASVAGTSISVGAQDCSVESGFGALTGESSAAQLADLGVEWVLVGHSERRLILGEGLETVSRKFAAVQANGLVPVLCLGETLEQRESGRTLEVVHEQLSSVIADRGIASFAGAVIAYEPVWAIGSGLTATPEQAQEVHAAIRGMLAEHDSEVAEVTRLLYGGSVKADNAAQLFAMPDIDGGLVGGASLKADEFGAICRAAGN; encoded by the coding sequence ATGCGGCGCAAGATGGTTGCAGGTAACTGGAAAATGAACGGTACCCGCGCCAGCGTTGCAAAGCTGATTGATTCGTTGCGCGAGCAAGAATTATCGTCGGATGTCGATGTGGTCGTCTTTCCGTCCGCAATGCATCTTGAGAGGGTGATTGCGAGCGTCGCGGGAACGTCGATCTCTGTTGGGGCGCAGGATTGCTCGGTAGAGAGTGGTTTTGGCGCCTTGACGGGGGAGAGTTCAGCGGCGCAATTGGCTGATCTCGGTGTCGAGTGGGTGTTGGTCGGTCATTCCGAGCGGCGCTTGATACTGGGAGAGGGGCTGGAAACGGTCAGTCGAAAGTTTGCCGCGGTGCAGGCAAATGGTTTGGTGCCTGTGCTGTGCCTTGGTGAAACGCTCGAGCAGCGAGAGTCAGGGCGAACCCTGGAAGTGGTGCACGAGCAGTTGTCGAGCGTGATTGCTGATAGAGGTATCGCCAGTTTTGCTGGTGCTGTTATCGCGTATGAGCCGGTCTGGGCGATTGGGTCCGGTTTGACGGCAACGCCCGAGCAGGCGCAAGAAGTTCATGCGGCAATTCGTGGAATGCTCGCGGAGCATGATTCGGAAGTCGCAGAGGTAACGCGGCTGCTATATGGCGGCAGCGTTAAGGCGGATAATGCAGCGCAGCTGTTCGCCATGCCGGATATCGATGGGGGGCTTGTGGGTGGCGCTTCCCTGAAAGCAGATGAGTTCGGTGCGATTTGTCGCGCCGCGGGGAACTGA
- the secG gene encoding preprotein translocase subunit SecG gives MLQTVVIVVHLLVALGVVVLVLLQHGKGADAGASFGSGASATVFGSQGSTTFLSRFTAILAAVFFVTSLGLAFFAKQQAGALSEAGLPDPAVLEVPAAEPATGDVPVLEKGASDVSQEQQKP, from the coding sequence ATGTTGCAGACTGTTGTGATTGTGGTGCATCTGCTGGTTGCTCTGGGTGTGGTTGTATTGGTGCTGCTGCAGCACGGCAAAGGTGCCGATGCGGGAGCCTCATTCGGGTCGGGGGCATCGGCAACGGTGTTCGGTAGTCAAGGTAGTACTACCTTTCTGAGTCGATTTACTGCTATACTGGCCGCCGTTTTTTTCGTGACCAGCTTGGGCTTGGCGTTTTTTGCGAAGCAGCAGGCAGGCGCGTTGTCGGAGGCAGGCTTGCCTGATCCGGCGGTGTTGGAGGTTCCGGCTGCGGAGCCAGCAACTGGTGATGTGCCGGTTCTGGAAAAAGGAGCGTCAGACGTTTCTCAGGAGCAGCAGAAGCCGTAA
- the rimP gene encoding ribosome maturation factor RimP, which translates to MSSKLEQLQALLAPVVEALGYQCWGIEFLSQGRHSLLRVYIDHPDGIFIEDCEKVSRQLSGVLDVEDPISVDYTLEVSSPGMDRPLFTLEQYATHVGDQVKIKLRSPFEGRRNFQGVLRGVEDQDVVVLVDDHEYLLPIDLIDKANIVPRFD; encoded by the coding sequence ATGTCGAGCAAGCTAGAACAGTTGCAGGCCTTGTTGGCCCCCGTGGTCGAGGCGCTCGGCTATCAATGCTGGGGGATCGAGTTTCTGTCCCAGGGGCGCCATTCACTGTTGCGGGTCTATATCGATCATCCGGACGGCATCTTCATCGAAGACTGCGAAAAAGTGAGCCGCCAGTTGAGCGGTGTCCTCGATGTGGAGGACCCGATCAGTGTGGATTACACGCTCGAAGTGTCCTCGCCAGGCATGGATCGTCCTCTTTTCACGCTGGAGCAATACGCTACGCATGTGGGCGACCAGGTGAAAATCAAGCTGCGTTCGCCTTTCGAAGGACGGCGCAACTTTCAGGGCGTCCTGCGCGGCGTAGAGGACCAGGATGTCGTAGTGCTGGTGGATGATCATGAGTATCTGTTGCCGATCGATCTGATCGACAAGGCCAACATTGTTCCCCGTTTTGATTGA
- the nusA gene encoding transcription termination factor NusA produces the protein MSKEVLLVVESVSNEKGVPANLIFEALELALATATKKRYEDEVDLRVQINRQNGSYETFRRWTVVEEADFEDPAHQLTLDMAQERKPDAKIGDVLEEKIESIEFGRIAAQTAKQVIVQKVREAERAQVVEAYRDRVGEIISGTVKKVTRDSVIVDLGNNAEALLAREDIIPRETFRVGARMRALLKEIRTENRGPQLILSRTAPQMLIELFRIEVPEIAEGLIEVMAASRDPGSRAKIAVRSKDKRIDPQGACIGMRGSRVQAVSGEIGGERVDIVLWDENPAQFVINAMAPAEVAAIIVDEDAHAMDIAVAEDNLAQAIGRGGQNVRLASQLTGWTLNVMTESDIQAKQQEETGDILRHFVDELDVDEELAQVLVEEGFSTLEEIAYVPMEEMLGIDGFDEDIVNELRTRAKDRLLTKAIATEEKLADAQPAEDLLALEGMDKELAVELAVRGVVTREDLAEQSIDDLLEIDGIDEERAGKLIMAARAHWFE, from the coding sequence ATGAGTAAAGAAGTACTGCTAGTTGTAGAGTCGGTATCCAACGAAAAGGGCGTGCCGGCCAACCTGATATTCGAAGCGCTCGAATTGGCCCTGGCGACCGCCACCAAGAAGCGCTATGAAGACGAGGTCGATCTGCGCGTGCAGATCAATCGTCAGAATGGAAGTTACGAAACCTTCCGCCGCTGGACGGTGGTCGAAGAAGCGGATTTCGAGGATCCGGCTCACCAGCTGACCCTGGACATGGCGCAGGAGCGCAAGCCCGATGCGAAGATCGGAGATGTACTCGAGGAAAAGATCGAGTCCATCGAGTTCGGCCGCATCGCCGCGCAGACGGCTAAACAGGTCATCGTGCAGAAGGTTCGCGAGGCTGAGCGTGCGCAGGTCGTCGAGGCTTATCGTGATCGCGTTGGCGAGATCATTTCCGGCACGGTGAAGAAGGTCACACGCGATAGCGTGATCGTCGATTTGGGCAATAACGCTGAGGCGTTGCTGGCTCGCGAAGACATCATCCCGCGGGAAACCTTCCGTGTTGGTGCTCGGATGCGTGCGCTGCTGAAGGAAATCCGTACGGAGAATCGTGGCCCGCAGCTGATCCTGTCGCGTACGGCCCCGCAGATGCTCATCGAACTGTTCCGTATCGAAGTTCCGGAAATCGCCGAAGGGCTCATCGAGGTCATGGCTGCCTCGCGTGATCCGGGCTCGCGCGCGAAAATCGCTGTTCGTTCCAAGGACAAGCGTATCGATCCGCAAGGCGCCTGTATTGGCATGCGAGGCTCGCGCGTACAGGCCGTCTCCGGCGAAATCGGCGGCGAGCGCGTCGATATCGTGCTGTGGGACGAGAACCCGGCCCAGTTCGTGATCAATGCTATGGCGCCGGCCGAAGTCGCTGCGATCATCGTCGACGAAGATGCTCACGCCATGGATATCGCTGTGGCCGAGGATAACCTCGCCCAGGCCATTGGGCGTGGCGGTCAGAACGTGCGCTTGGCCAGTCAGCTGACTGGCTGGACGCTGAATGTGATGACCGAGTCGGATATCCAGGCCAAGCAGCAGGAGGAGACCGGCGACATCCTTCGTCACTTCGTAGACGAACTGGACGTCGATGAAGAGCTGGCGCAGGTACTCGTCGAGGAAGGCTTTAGCACCCTCGAAGAAATCGCCTATGTCCCGATGGAGGAAATGCTTGGCATCGACGGCTTTGACGAAGATATCGTCAATGAGCTGCGCACCCGCGCCAAGGATCGTCTGCTGACCAAGGCGATTGCCACCGAGGAGAAATTGGCCGACGCCCAGCCGGCGGAAGATCTGCTCGCGCTGGAGGGCATGGACAAGGAATTGGCAGTCGAGTTGGCAGTCCGCGGCGTTGTTACCCGCGAAGACCTGGCCGAGCAGTCGATCGATGATCTGCTCGAGATAGACGGCATCGATGAAGAGCGTGCCGGCAAGCTGATCATGGCCGCCCGAGCCCATTGGTTCGAGTGA